The genomic interval TGAAATGGTTGAGATTTTGAAAAACGGTTACTACAAAACACATATAGTTGAATTTTTACAGATGATTGAAGATTATTTTCTTGAAAAATCAGACCCGGAAGGTGCTGTTGAAACATTAAATGAAATTGTGCTAAACGAAAATTACAATGTGCTTGCTCAATTCTTTCTTGGCAAACTATATTACAGGCTTGAATTGCTTGAAAAGGCGAGAGAGATATTTGAAAACATAAAAGGGGAAGTGAGGTATATTCCCGGACTTTACTATTATCTTGCAGATATTTATAGAAAAAGAAGTGATTTTGATACAGCCTTTGCATATCTAAAACAGCTTGCAAAAGAGCAGCACCTTGATAAATTCAGGTTTAAGTGTGAAAATTGTGGATGGGAGATGGAAAAGTGGAGTGAAAGGTGTCCTAAATGCGGTGAGATAAATTCTGTAAGAATAATGTATGAGGCTTACACCTCTGATAGCTCTATTTTTATGCTTTGATTTTTGATATAATTTATTGACAAAAAATTGCGGAGGATTTATGGCTGGACATAGTAAATGGGCTAATATTAAACACAAAAAGGCAAGGGAAGATGCTAAAAGGGGTAAGATTTTTACCAAGTTGATAAAAGAGATCACAGTTGCTGCAAGGTTGGGAGGCGGAGACCCTGATTCAAACCCAAGGCTTAGGGCTGCAATAGCTGCAGCTAAAGCGGCAAATATGCCTGCCGACAATATAGAAAGGGCTATTAAAAAAGGTACTGGAGAATTAGAAGGGGTAAATTACGAAGATGTAACCTATGAGGGATACGGCCCAGGTGGAGTTGCTATTTTCCTTGAATGTGTTACAGATAACAAAAACAGAACAACCCCTGAAATAAGGCACCTTTTTTCAAAGTACGGCGGAAATTTAGGAGAAAACGGCTCTGTTTCCTATATGTTTAACAGAAAAGGCTACATAGTAATTGAAAAAGATAAAGCTGACGAGGATACCTTAATGGAAATTGTGCTTGAAGCAGGCGGAGAAGA from Thermotomaculum hydrothermale carries:
- a CDS encoding YebC/PmpR family DNA-binding transcriptional regulator codes for the protein MAGHSKWANIKHKKAREDAKRGKIFTKLIKEITVAARLGGGDPDSNPRLRAAIAAAKAANMPADNIERAIKKGTGELEGVNYEDVTYEGYGPGGVAIFLECVTDNKNRTTPEIRHLFSKYGGNLGENGSVSYMFNRKGYIVIEKDKADEDTLMEIVLEAGGEDVVDEGETWGVYTDTSSFNAVRDAIEEAGIPMIEAKVSMIPTTYTKLEGSKLQSALKLLDAFENHDDVQNVWTNLDFDESEVQ